The genomic segment ATTTTACAACCGTATCCGGAGACACTCAGCCATAGGCAACGTTGCTCCGGCTGTATTCGCACAGAAATATTTTACTAAAAGGAGAGCTGCCTAAAGTGGCCCTGTCCACTATTGACAGTACACCCCATGATTACATTGCACGAGATTCCAAATTCTATGCACAAAAGGTCTCGCAGAATATTGTGAGTAGATCTGAAAAATTGAACAACTTTCCTGAAATTGGGAGAATTGTTCCAGAAATAGGTGATCACAATATCCGAGAAGTGTTTGTGTATTCGTACCGCCTAATCTATGAAATATCTCCCAATGGGGTACAGATTCTCGCTTTAGTTCATAGTAAACGAGACTTCTCGTCCGGTAATTTTGATGAGCTGCGGAAATGATCGCCTCATGGCCAGACCGATTTGCGTGGATTATCCGATATACTTTTTACCATGTGCTATCCCGCGTGACAGCTCTCTTATGAGACCCTAAAACAAGATCGGGTGACAGAAAAGAACTTTTTCGGCAATCTGCTAGTGTACTGTCTCAGAAAAAACTTTACACAACGGTCATTCCGGACTTGATCCAGAATCCAGTCTTTTCAACTTGGATTCCCGCTTTCGCGTGAATGACAACTCTAGAATCATTGTAAAGATGCGTTAGAGACGCTACACTAGAGATAATAGAAATCGAAAATCCGAAAGCAACAGGGGGTATTCAATGACCATTATTGTAAAAAGTAAAATTGAGAGGGGATCTATTCGGCTTCCCAAAAAGGTTCGTTTACCGGAAGGCATGCGGGTTATGGTAAGAATCGAGCCGATTCTTAAGATCAGAGAAAAAAGAGAGATCGTTTCAGAATTATGTGGAGCTTGGTCTGATGATCCTTAGCCACGAATTGCACGAATCGTTTGCAATATGTAATACAAAGTGTTATTGTGTATTACAAGGGGGTGGATACAAATGGGCACAACTTTAACAATAAGGATAGATGATCAGACAAAGAAAAGGCTTGAACACCTTGCGATGGCCACTGCACGATCGAAATCCTATCTTGTGAACAGCGCAATCAAGGAGTTTATTGCGGCTAATGAATGGCAGGTGCAAGAGATAAAAAAGGCGGTCAAAAAGTCTGATCAACCGGATGCGAAATTTATAGACCATGAAGAGGTCTTGACATGGCTTGATACCTGGGGTTCCGATAAAGAGAAAGAGCCTCCAAAATGCGAATAAAATGGTTGGGCGATGCTGTTAATGATCTCATTGAGATTCGAAGCTACATTGCAACCGACAATCCCAGCGCTGCCCGCAATGTGGCGGAGCAGATCAAGAAAGAAGTCGGTCATCTTAAGGAACATTCATGTCTGGGAAGGCCGGGAAGAGTAGAGGGGACTCGTGAGCTTATCATTTCAGGTTTTCCTTACACCATTCCTTACCGGGTGAGGAATGATGTGATTGAAATTCTTCGTGTACTGCATGGGGCAAGAAAATGGCCGGAAGAATTGTGAGTTATCAGGGTCACATCTTCATATGTCATTAGCGAGGAAGTATTGGAATATCAGGGTGATAAAGTAAAGAACCCCGTGTTTCCGCACAGGGTATCAAGGGGATTTGATTGTTATTTAAATGTCTTGGACAACAATGTTTGCAAATAATTATGTCGCTCTGTATAAATAGGATGCCGCTAGCGGGATAGGTTAGTTTTTTACGAGGTCATCCTTCTTAACCAATGGAAAAGGATTCTAAAATATATGTAGCCGGCTATCGCGGCTTGGTGGGATCGGCCATCGCCCGCCATCTTAAAGCCCTGGGTTATACCAACCTGATCCTGCTAACCAGCCAGGAACTGGACTTGAAGAGACAGTCCGAAGTCGAGGCATTCTTTGCCCGGGAAAGGCCGGAATATGTCTTTGTGGCCGCAGCCAGAGTAGGCGGGATTCTGGCCAACAACACCTATCCCGCTGACTTCATTTACGACAATATCGCCATCCAGACGAACCTGATCCACGCTTCCTATATGAACGGCGTCAAAAAGCTGCTGTTTTTAGGCAGCTCCTGCATTTATCCGAGGCATTGCCCCCAGCCCATGAAAGAGAAATATCTTCTAACCGGCCCGCTCGAGCCTACCAATGAGCCCTATGCGGTGGCCAAGATCGCCGGTATAAAGATGTGTCAGTCCTATAACCGTCAATACGGGACCAACTTTATGAGCGTCATGCCTACCAATCTTTACGGGCCAAATGATAATTTCGACCTGGAGACATCGCATGTGCTCCCGGCCTTAATTCGCAAGTTTTATCTCGCCCAATTGACCCTGGAGAAGGATCGGGAAGGCCTTGCCCGCGATGAGGCGCAATATGGGTCTATTCCCGGGGATGTTAAGGCTGCGCTTGGCATAGCGCCTTACCCCTCACGCCTCACCCCTCACGTAACCGTCTGGGGTAGCGGAAGTCCCCGTCGTGAGTTTCTGCACGTAGATGACCTCGCGGATGCCTGCATCTTTATTATGAGGCATATTAATGCCACAGCCGCTGCCGCGGTCGATTCAGACATTATAAACATCGGCTGCGGCCAGGACCTTGCTATCAAGGAATTGGCTGAATTGACAAGAGAAGTGGTCGGTTTGGAGGGTGAGCTTATATTCGATACTACCAAACCCGATGGTACGCCTCGAAAACTTCTTGACGTCAGCAAATTAAAAGGACTTGGCTGGGAGCCCAGAATCGGCCTGAGAGACGGCATCCGGCGGACGTACGAGTGGTACCGCCAATCGGGAAAAGATACATTTACCAGAAAAGAGAGGATAGACGACTGATGAAACGGGCTTTAATCACCGGTATCACGGGACAGGACGGATCATATCTGGCCGAACTCCTGCTTTCCAAAGGCTATGAAGCGCACGGCATTATCCGCCGTTCCTCTTCATTTAACACGGATAGAATAGATCATATCTATCAGGACCCCCATAAGCCGGGTTGCCGCCTTTTTCTCCACTACGGCGACCTGTCCGACGGCACAGGACTCCGGAGAATCCTGGAAAAGATACGGCCGGAAGAGGTCTATAACCTCGGCGCCCAGTCGCATGTCCGGGTATCCTTTGATGAACCGGAATATACGGCCGATGTCGTGGCCCTGGGAACGCTGAGATTATTGGAAGCCGTGCGGGACTTTCAGGACAGGACAGGGACGCGGGTAAAGTTCTATCAGGCCTGTTCTTCCGAGATGTTCGGCAAGGTCCTGGAAATTCCTCAAAAAGAGACCACACCCTTTTATCCGCGCAGTCCCTATGCCGCGGCCAAGGTCTATGCCTACTGGCAGACCGTGAATTACCGGGAGGCTTACGGCCTGTTTGCCTGTAACGGCATACTTTTCAATCACGAGTCTCCGAGACGCGGTGAGACGTTTGTCACCCGTAAGATCACCCGGGCGGCCGGCCGGATTAAACTGGGGCTTCAGGAAAAATTGTACCTCGGCAATCTGAACGCCAAGCGCGACTGGGGATTTGCCGGCGACTATGTGGAAGCCATGTGGCTGATGCTCCAGCAGGAAGAACCGGACGATTATATCATTGCCACTGGTAAGAATTATTCGGTCAAGGAATTCCTGGAAAAAGTATTTTCGAAACTGGAGTTAGAATGGGAAAGATATGTAGAAACCGATCCGCGCTACTTCAGGCCGACTGAGGTGGATGCCTTGCTGGGCGACGCTACCAAGGCTAGACAGAAACTAGGCTGGAATCCAAGGGTTGAGATCGATCAGTTGGTAGATATGATGGTTGAGCACGACCTGGAGCTGGCCAGACAGGAAAAAACCCTGAGAGACGCGGGACATCTGGTATCGATCAGGCAAAATTGTGAATAGATAAGTGGGCTGGAGTAATGGAAAATCACGTCATCTGGCATAATGGATACGTAAACAGGTCAGACAGAAACCGTCTGAATAACCACAAAAGCGGGCTCGTCTGGTTCACCGGTCTTTCGGCCTCCGGCAAGTCCACCATTGCCCATCATGTGGAGAAGGAATTATTCAACAGAGGAATTCGCGTCTATGTCCTGGATGGCGACAATATCCGCCACGGGCTGAACAGTAATCTTGGCTTTAGTCCTGGAGACCGAAAAGAGAACCTTCGCAGGATAGTTGAGTTGTCAAAACTTTTTGCGGAGGCCGGAATACTTGTCATCGCGGCCTTCATCTCTCCTTTCCGGACAGACCGGGAATACATAAGAAGCCGGTTTGAAGGGGATAACTTCCTGGAGATATACGTAAAGTGCCCGGTTGAAGAGTGTGAACGGCGTGATCCCAAGGGGCAATACAAAAAAGCCCGGGCCGGGATTATCAAAGAATATACAGGGGTTTCTTCTCCTTACGAGGAACCGCTGAACCCCGACCTGGTGATAGAGACAGAAAAGTTAAGCCTTGAAGATGCCGTGCAGAAGGTACTGAAATTTCTGGATGATAAAAAATTTATATCGTATTGAAGTGCCTGGTCTATCTCTTTCAACTCATTCAAGGACAGTTCGCCCAACATTCTTCTCCCCAGTTCAGGCCTATAATCCGTAACCGCAATGGATAAAGGGGCACCCGCCTTTGGCGGGTGCCCCTTTATCAGTTTCATAAGAGGTTATTTCTGTGTCTTGGCAGCCGGTTTTGCCGCTGTCGGAGCCGGGATACAGGACTTGCAGGGTTCATATCCCTTTTTTTCAGCTTCTGCTACGTCCTTGAAAGTGACCATGTTTTCCTGTTTGATCTTTTTGGCCAGTTTGCAGGAGGGCAGGTGATACTTGCCTCCTTTAGCTGAACCTACAAAAGCCGGTTCTTCTTTTGTAGCCGTCTTCTCGGCAGCTTGCACAGAGAATGAGACCAGAGTAAACGCGAACATCAAGACTAGAATTAACGAGACGTACCTTCTAACTGGCATAAAAATTTTTCCTCCTTGAACTAGATATTTTTTTAGTCTTTTATTCTCTCCGGCCCGTAGCCGGCCTATGGCCGGAGAGTCTGTTTTTTCTTCTCGGTATCGGTCGGGAAAACTTTAAATTATGTGCATTTTTTTATTAAGATCGAGTGCAGAGAGTTCTGTAAGTAGCACATTCGGTCTATTTATGAGATGTGATATTAGTTTTTTCGCAAACCTCTTCGAGGTTATGCAAAAATAGACAATTTTGGAGAAAAATGTTATAGCCGAAAGGCCCCATAGCTGTTTCAGGCGGGCAAGTTTTATATTCCAGGTAACCGTTCACCGTTGTCCTTGAAAAGGACGAAAAACGTCTTCTTCGGTGAACGGTGAACGGTCAACGGTGAACGTTACTATCCCAGCCAGACATAAGATCCAGAACAGGAGATTTCTGTGAATCCGGCTATTTTCAGAGAGTACGACATCAGAGGCATTGTAGATAAAGACCTGAGTGAAGAGGTGGTACGCGACATCGGCCGCGCCTATGGAACCGTTATCTGCAGAAATGGCTTAAGAAATGTCACCGTGGGCCGGGACGGGCGGCTGAGTTCGGAACGTTTTCAGAAGGCCCTGATCGAAGGCATCCTGGAGACAGGTTGCAACGTTACAGACGTGGGCCTCTGCCCCACGCCGCTCCTTTACTTCTCCATCTTCCATCTTCAGAAAGACGGCGGGGTCCAGGTGACCGGCAGCCACAACCCCCCGGAGTTCAACGGCTTCAAGCTCTGTGTGGGAAAAGAGACCATACATGGGGAGGCCATCCAGGGGCTGAAAAAGATCATCGAGGCCAGGGATTTTACTTCAGGGACAGGCTCTTTATCCTCATTTCCCATAATTCCCGCCTATCTGCATTACATAGAACAAAACATCTCTCTTAAGCGGCCATTAAAAGTAGTTATAGATGCCGGAAATGGCGCCGGAGGGCTGGTGGCGCCCGATCTCTTCCGGTATTTTGGCTGCGAGGTTACAGAGCTTTACTGCGAAGTGGACGGGAGATTCCCCAATCACTTCCCCGATCCTACTATCCCCGAACATCTGGGCGATCTTATAAAACTGGTGACCTCGAAGAGGGCTGATTTCGGTGTCGGCTACGACGGCGATGCCGATCGCCTGGGCGTAGTGGACGAAAAGGGCAACATCCTTTTCGGCGACCGGCTTCTCATTCTATTCGCACGTCAGATACTAAAGGCCAATCCCGCCGCGGCCGTCATCGGAGAAGTCAAATGTTCCCAGACCCTTTATGATGATATCGCCAAAAACGGCGGCAGGCCCATCATGTGGAAGGCCGGGCATTCCCTTATAAAGAGCAAGTTAAGGGAAGAAAAGGCCCTTTTGGCCGGTGAGATGAGCGGACATATCTTCTTTGCCGATCGTTATCTCGGCTTTGATGACGCCATCTATAGTTCCCTCCGTCTGGCCGAAATTGTCGCCCGGTCCGAACGGCCGTTGAGCGAACTCCTCTCCGACGTGCCGAAGACCTTTTCCACTCCGGAGATCAGGGTCCCCTGTCCCGATGAATCCAAGTTTGCCGTGGTGGAAAGGGTCAAGGAATACTTTCAAGCCCACTATGAGACCATCGACATAGACGGCGTGCGCATTGTATTCGATGACGGCTGGGGGCTTATCCGGGCCTCGAATACCCAGC from the Desulfovibrionales bacterium genome contains:
- a CDS encoding DUF104 domain-containing protein, whose translation is MTIIVKSKIERGSIRLPKKVRLPEGMRVMVRIEPILKIREKREIVSELCGAWSDDP
- a CDS encoding CopG family ribbon-helix-helix protein, whose protein sequence is MGTTLTIRIDDQTKKRLEHLAMATARSKSYLVNSAIKEFIAANEWQVQEIKKAVKKSDQPDAKFIDHEEVLTWLDTWGSDKEKEPPKCE
- a CDS encoding type II toxin-antitoxin system RelE/ParE family toxin encodes the protein MRIKWLGDAVNDLIEIRSYIATDNPSAARNVAEQIKKEVGHLKEHSCLGRPGRVEGTRELIISGFPYTIPYRVRNDVIEILRVLHGARKWPEEL
- a CDS encoding GDP-L-fucose synthase, whose amino-acid sequence is MEKDSKIYVAGYRGLVGSAIARHLKALGYTNLILLTSQELDLKRQSEVEAFFARERPEYVFVAAARVGGILANNTYPADFIYDNIAIQTNLIHASYMNGVKKLLFLGSSCIYPRHCPQPMKEKYLLTGPLEPTNEPYAVAKIAGIKMCQSYNRQYGTNFMSVMPTNLYGPNDNFDLETSHVLPALIRKFYLAQLTLEKDREGLARDEAQYGSIPGDVKAALGIAPYPSRLTPHVTVWGSGSPRREFLHVDDLADACIFIMRHINATAAAAVDSDIINIGCGQDLAIKELAELTREVVGLEGELIFDTTKPDGTPRKLLDVSKLKGLGWEPRIGLRDGIRRTYEWYRQSGKDTFTRKERIDD
- the gmd gene encoding GDP-mannose 4,6-dehydratase; translated protein: MKRALITGITGQDGSYLAELLLSKGYEAHGIIRRSSSFNTDRIDHIYQDPHKPGCRLFLHYGDLSDGTGLRRILEKIRPEEVYNLGAQSHVRVSFDEPEYTADVVALGTLRLLEAVRDFQDRTGTRVKFYQACSSEMFGKVLEIPQKETTPFYPRSPYAAAKVYAYWQTVNYREAYGLFACNGILFNHESPRRGETFVTRKITRAAGRIKLGLQEKLYLGNLNAKRDWGFAGDYVEAMWLMLQQEEPDDYIIATGKNYSVKEFLEKVFSKLELEWERYVETDPRYFRPTEVDALLGDATKARQKLGWNPRVEIDQLVDMMVEHDLELARQEKTLRDAGHLVSIRQNCE
- the cysC gene encoding adenylyl-sulfate kinase — protein: MENHVIWHNGYVNRSDRNRLNNHKSGLVWFTGLSASGKSTIAHHVEKELFNRGIRVYVLDGDNIRHGLNSNLGFSPGDRKENLRRIVELSKLFAEAGILVIAAFISPFRTDREYIRSRFEGDNFLEIYVKCPVEECERRDPKGQYKKARAGIIKEYTGVSSPYEEPLNPDLVIETEKLSLEDAVQKVLKFLDDKKFISY
- a CDS encoding Ada metal-binding domain-containing protein, with product MPVRRYVSLILVLMFAFTLVSFSVQAAEKTATKEEPAFVGSAKGGKYHLPSCKLAKKIKQENMVTFKDVAEAEKKGYEPCKSCIPAPTAAKPAAKTQK
- a CDS encoding phosphomannomutase/phosphoglucomutase, with protein sequence MNPAIFREYDIRGIVDKDLSEEVVRDIGRAYGTVICRNGLRNVTVGRDGRLSSERFQKALIEGILETGCNVTDVGLCPTPLLYFSIFHLQKDGGVQVTGSHNPPEFNGFKLCVGKETIHGEAIQGLKKIIEARDFTSGTGSLSSFPIIPAYLHYIEQNISLKRPLKVVIDAGNGAGGLVAPDLFRYFGCEVTELYCEVDGRFPNHFPDPTIPEHLGDLIKLVTSKRADFGVGYDGDADRLGVVDEKGNILFGDRLLILFARQILKANPAAAVIGEVKCSQTLYDDIAKNGGRPIMWKAGHSLIKSKLREEKALLAGEMSGHIFFADRYLGFDDAIYSSLRLAEIVARSERPLSELLSDVPKTFSTPEIRVPCPDESKFAVVERVKEYFQAHYETIDIDGVRIVFDDGWGLIRASNTQPVLVLRFEALSAERLDEIRDLVEGKLKELTG